The Mangrovivirga cuniculi genomic sequence GATCTTCGTGAGGTTAAAAATTCGATTTCAGATTATTTTATCATCTGTACAGGTGGTTCTGACACTCAAATTGATGCTATTGCAGACTCCGTAGAAAAAAAGGTTTACGAAGAAGCAGCAGAAAATCCGTTTAATAAAGAAGGAAATCAAAATAATCAATGGGTAATTATCGATTATGTCGATGTAGTGGCCCATGTCTTCTCCCCAAAAAACCGTGAACACTATAATCTGGAAAACTTATGGGGTGACGCAAATATTAAACACTACGAAAACACTATTTAATTTTTAGGCTTAACGAACAAAGTATTATATTGAACGTTAATGTATCAACACATAAACTGTAAGGTGTAAAGAATGGCAAACGAGGGAAAAAATAAAGGCAAAAAGAATTTGCTTCCCAATAAAAATCCGCGCAGACAAAATTATCAGATGTTAATTATTCTGATCATCCTGTCGGTACTTGTTGGTTTCATGATGTTAAATAACTCCGGAGGAGCTACCAGAATCACACAGAAAAAATTCGAGGAAATGTACCTCGATAAAGATGTGAAAAGGGTAGAGCTGGTCAAGAACCAGGATCTAGTGGAGGTATTTCTGAAAGAAGAAGCACTTGAAAATGAAAAATATAAAGAACTTTTAAATGGAAATTCAACCTTCGGCTTTACCGGAGGGCCGCAATTTTTCTTTAAAGTAGCTGGTGCTGAAAAGTTCGCTGAAGACTTTAGCAAACTAGAGGCCGAAGCCGGTGGTGATCAACCGGGTCTTGAAATTACTGAAAGGGAATCTCTCGGAGAATTCTTTTTTAGTTATGGATTGATCTTTTTAATGATCATCGGATTTTTCTTCCTTATGAGAAGAATGACCGGTGGTGGTGGTCCTGGTGGACAAATATTCAATATTGGTAAATCTAAAGCAGCTCTATTTGATGCTGAAAATAAGGTTAAAATTACTTTTAATGATGTTGCCGGTCTGGATGAAGCTAAGGAAGAGGTAAAGGAAATTGTTGAGTTTCTTAAGAATCCGGGAAAATTCACTAAGCTGGGAGGTAAAATACCTAAAGGTGCACTCCTTGTAGGACCTCCGGGTACAGGTAAAACTCTTCTTGCAAAGGCAGTTGCCGGTGAGGCAGCAGTTCCTTTCTTTAGTTTATCAGGTTCTGACTTTGTGGAAATGTTCGTCGGTGTTGGAGCAGCACGTGTGCGTGACTTATTTAAGCAGGCTAAAGAGAAAGCACCTTGTATCGTATTTATTGATGAGATCGATGCAATTGGTAGAAGCAGAGGTAAAGGACAGATGCCGGGTTCTAATGATGAACGTGAAAATACACTGAATTCATTACTGGTTGAAATGGATGGTTTCTCTACTGATAGTGGAGTTATTATACTGGCAGCGACCAACAGACCTGATGTTCTAGACCAGGCGCTTTTGAGACCTGGACGTTTTGACCGTCAGATCAGTGTCGATAAACCGGATATCGTAGGACGTACTGCAATTTTTAAAGTTCACCTAAAGCCAATCAGATTGGATAGCGAGGTAGATGCTAAAAAACTTGCTGCTCAGACTCCGGGTTTTGCAGGAGCTGAAATAGCCAACGTCTGTAATGAAGCTGCTCTGATTGCAGCCAGAAAAAATAAAGAAAAAGTCGATATGCAGGATTTTCAGGATGCTATCGACCGGGTGATCGGAGGATTAGAGAAGAAAAATAAAATCATTTCCCCTGAAGAAAAAGAGATTGTTGCTTACCACGAGGCTGGTCATGCTGTAGCAGGTTGGTTCCTTGAGCATGCAGATCCATTGGTAAAAGTAAGTATAGTTCCAAGAGGTATTGCCGCATTAGGTTATGCACAGTATTTACCTAAGGAGCAGTTCCTGTATCAGACAGAACAGTTAATAGATGAAATGTGCATGGCTCTTGGCGGTCGTGCAGCCGAAGAAATAACTTTTGGTAAGATTTCAACAGGTGCCTTATCTGATTTGGAAAGAGTGACTAAAATGGCTTATTCTATTGTTACTGTTTATGGAATGAATGATAAAATCGGAAATGTCTCGTTTTATGATTCAAAAGGTCAGAACGATTACTCGATGACTAAGCCATATTCAGAAAACACAGCTAAGTTGATAGATGAAGAAGTTAAAAAAATCGTTTCATCAGCTTACGAGAGAGTAAAGAAACTACTTCTTGATAAAAAGGATAAATTAGAGATTCTTGCAAAAGAACTTCTAGAGAAAGAGATTCTTTTCCAAAACGACCTGAATAAGTTGATCGGTCCAAGACCATTTAAGCATCAAACAACTTATCAGAAATTTACCAGTGAGGTAGAAGAACAGGAAAAAGAAGAAGAAAAGAAGAAAAAAGAAGAAGATAATAAAAATCAGGCTTCGACCAATGGTCATGAAAAACCGGAAGCTGCAGAAGTAGATTCGACCGGTGATAAGCCTGATGAGGATTCCAAGTCCTGATCAATTAATAAAAATTCACAAAGCCGGGTACAAATGTGCTCGGCTTTTTTTATTTTACTTGATAATTATTGCAAAAAAAGTGCATTTTTGCACAAATTTTTTAAATAATGCCTGAATTAAAGATCGATCTTCAAGAAGATAAAAAATTATATTTTGCTTCTGATTTTCATTTGGGAGTTGATGCTATCGACACAAGTATAGAAAGGGAAAAAAAGCTTATTTCCTGGCTTAAAAGTGTATCAGAAGATGCTCATGCAATTTTCCTTGTCGGAGATATTTTTGATTTTTGGTTTGAGTATAAGAAAGTAGTTCCCAAAGGGTTTGTTGGTTTTATTAATCAAATTCGTGAAACGGTAGATTCCGGGATTCCGGTTTACCTTTTTAAAGGAAACCACGATATGTGGATGTTCGATTATCTACCAGAGGTTACAGGGGCTGAAATAATTTCTGATGAACTGAAAATAGGTGTTAATGGAAAAAGGCTATTTATACATCATGGAGATGGTCTTGGGCCTGGAGATAAGTCATACAAACTACTCAAGAAAGTTTTTCGAAGTTCAGTTTGCCAGTGGTTGTTTGCTGCATTACACCCCGCAATTGGAATGGGCATAGCCCACTTTTGGTCCTCTCAGAGCAAGAAGAAAAACAATGGCCTGGAGCAAACTTTTGAAGAAAAGGAAAAAGAAAATATTTGGCTGTTCTGCCGTGAAAACGAAAAAGTTCAGCACTTTGACATGTACATTTGTGGACATAGACACTTGGTGCTAGAAATGGATGTAACAAAAAATAGTCGTTATTATAACATCGGAGAATGGATGACAGGAGCTCCATACGGAGTATTTGATGGTCAGGAATTTCACTTATGTACTTACACAGGATAACTATAGCATTTATTATTGGATTGATAATACTGGCTTCTCCAGGTGGATTTGCTCAGAAAAATAATACAGTACTAATACCTGTTAATAACACATGCCTGGCAGTAATTACCGATGATCAAATTGTTTTTAAGGATGCTTTAAGTAATGTTGATAAAAAACTACCTACCAGAAACAGAAATCAACTCGTTTTCTATGGCGGGAATGAAGTGATAACCTTTGACAAATTCTCTCAAACTGTATATTTCCTCGATGGGAATTTAAATCTTGTGAGAGAGTTATCTCTTTTTGATTATTCGAATTTTTCTATTGATTATTTGTTTTACAAAGGGTTCGATGTATTCACAGCAATTTCAATAAATGAGAAAAAGGTCAGTAACATTGATCTTAAAACTGGTGAGGTATTAGAAGTTTCTGATAATGAGCTTTCAAAACTAGGTCAAAACTCAATCGTTATACCCACCAGGATCCCCACCGCATTGATTTCTGACAATAAATTGATCTATGTCACTGATTCCGGAATAGATATCCGCGAAGATCATCTATTCGATAAAGTGATTGGGTTTCAAGGCAAGGATCTTCTCCTTCATTCAGTTGATGGAGAAAATTTTATTTTCAATTTAAAAGCAAACCATCTTTTTGAATGTGATGGCCTGGAGATTGATTATCAGGAGAAAGATTCCATAAGAATCATGGACGGAAAGCTTTACTATTATACCGCTCAGGGACTTCTACTTCCATTAAGCACTCAGATTTACCGTTGCAGGTAAAATATTCTCTTCTCCTTGTCCGAAAACGATACAAATAGACTATATTGTGTTCAATAATGAACAGCCGCTTTTTCGGTTAATTGCTTTATAGTGTGATTACGGGCATTTTTATTATTGGCACATTATTGGACTTATATTTTTTACAAAGAAGAGAAAAACAATGGAAGAAAAAGAACTGGGTAAAATATTAATAATCGATGATGATGAGGATGTGTTATTGGCTGCCAAGCTGCTATTGAAAAAGCATGCGAAGGAAGTAATAATAGAAAAGAACCCTAAGAAAATCCCTTTTCTCCTTAATAACGACACCTATGATGTAATCCTTCTGGATATGAATTTTAGTAAGGATATCACCTCTGGGAAAGAAGGTTTTTACTGGCTAGAACAAATTAAAGAAAAGGACCCCAACGCAGTCGTTATTCTTATTACAGCTTTTGGAGATGTAGAGATGGCTGTTAGAGCACTTAAAGTAGGAGCAACCGACTTTGTATTAAAGCCTTGGCAAAATGAAAAGCTGGTAGCTACAATTTCCTCAGCCTCTCGTTTAAAGCAATCATATAACAAGGTTGAGCAATTAAGTACTGCAAAAAAGTCTCTGGAGGAAGAAATATCCCAATCTTTTAAAGATATCATTGGTGAGAGTCAACCGATGCAAGATGTGTTCAATCTTATTGATAAGGTTGCTAAGACAGATGCAAACGTATTGATTCTTGGTGAAAACGGAACCGGAAAAGAGTTGGTTGCAAGAGCTTTACATGCCAGGTCGCTAAGGCATGAAGAGGTATTCGTATCGGTTGATATGGGAGCAATAACAGAAACGTTATTCGAAAGTGAACTTTTCGGGCATAAAAAAGGAGCGTTTACAGATGCCAAGGAAGACAGAGCTGGTAGGTTTGAGGTAGCGAATAATGGAACGCTCTTTCTGGATGAAATCGGAAACCTGAGTCTTCCCCTTCAGGCGAAACTTTTAGCAGCACTTCAAAACCGGGAGATCAGACGTATTGGTTCAAATAAAACAGTTAATATCGATATACGATTAATTTGTGCTACCAATATGCCGGTATATGAAATGGTCTCAGATAATTCATTCAGACAGGATTTGCTTTACAGGATAAATACAGTAGAAATTAAGCTTCCTGCACTGAGAGAAAGACGTGATGATATTCCTCTTCTTGTTGATCACTTTGTAAAAATATATTCGAAGAAATACAGAAAGCCTATTCAACGTGTTTCAGCAAATGCTTTGAAAAAATTAAAGGCTTACCAGTGGCCAGGTAACATAAGAGAATTACAGCATGTGGTTGAACGATCTGTCATTATGAGTGATGGTGACGTACTGGATGAACACAACTTTTTACTTTCTTCTCAGGCAACGAGCGACGAGCCAATTTTAGGAGAAGATGTTTTTAACCTGGATGAAGTGGAAAAGCAGGTAGTTCAAAAGGCAATTAATAAACATAGTGGAAATATTTCCAAGGCAGCAAAGGAGCTAGGGCTTACGCGTGCTGCATTATACAGAAGATTAGAAAAACATGGTCTCTAGTACCTTTAGATTTAATATAATTTTTAGAATCGCGATATTATTGATATCGGTTTTCCTTTTAGCACATCAGGTTTACTCTAATGGAAATCTGTTGGGAAGCTTATTAATTCTTTTGCTAATCGTCTTTCAAATCATTTCCTTCGTAAAATATATCGAGAAATCTAATGAAGAGATTCTGGGTATAATAGATAGCCTGGGAGAAGAAGATTTCACTGTTGAAAATCAGAAAATCGCCAACGACTCTCCCGATGCAACCTCTAAAATTCTTCAGAAGCTTCAGGAAGTAAACCAGGAGAAGGAGGCACATTATCAATACCTGAAAAATATAGTTCAGCATTTGGGAATTGGTATTATAACATTCGATAAGAATGGGAAGATTCAGATCATGAATACTGCCGCTAAAAGGTTGCTGAAAGTTAGACAGGTCAAATCTCTGGAGGAACTCAGACCAATTAGTGAATTGCTTGTAAACTCATGTTATGAATTAAGGACTGGAGGAAGAGATCTGATTAAAATAAAGCAGCAGGATGATATGGTTCAATTGGCTATTTACGCTATTGAATTAACTCTTAAAGATGAAGAATTCAAACTTGTATCAATTCAGAATATCCAGTCTGAACTCGAAGAAAAGGAAATGGAAGCCTGGCAAAATCTTATCAGGGTACTTACCCATGAGATTATGAACTCTGTTACTCCAATTAGTTCATTAGCGGCAACCGTAGAAGGGGAGCTCCAGGGTCAGCTCTCAAATGGTATGGAAATGAACACAATGTCTAATGAAGATGTTGAAACAATCCATATGGCAGTCCAGACAATCCAACGACGAAGTGAAGGATTAATAAAATTTGTTTCAGATTTTAGAAACCTGGCTCGGGTCCCGGATCCCAAATTTGAAGATGTTCAGCTTATTACAATATTTAACAGATTGAGAACATTATTTAAAAATGATCTGGATAGCAATGATATTGAATGCAATTGCACCATCATACCAGAAGATCTGACCTTAAAAGCAGATCCGGAGTTATTGGAGCAGGTATTTATCAATTTAATAAAGAATTCGATTCAGGCATTCGAAAATTTAGATGATGACAGAAAAAGGATGATCGATATTCATGCTACCCAGGGACCTAAGAATCAAGTTCTTATTAAAATTGAAGATAATGGGCCGGGAATAGATCCTGAAGCCCTGGAAAAATTATTTATTCCATTCTTTACCACCAAAAAGTATGGTTCTGGTATTGGATTGAGTATTTCAAAACAAATTCTTAGAAAGCACAAAGCTGCTATATCAGTAAAATCAGAAGATAATGTTGGTACTGAATTTACTATCAGGTTTTAATTAGATTCTGATAAATGGGACCAGAGAAGACACCTTTTTAATATAATTAGTATATCCTGGCTTTCTCTCTATATTTCTTTTCTCCATCATTGGTATACTGATAAATTTAAAAAGAAAAATTAGTGAGATTAGGCCTGATATTGTCCACATTCCTTCAAAACCAGGTAATGGAATAACGGAAATGAATATTCCTGTCCAGAAAAGAAGCTCCCCAAAATAATTCGGGTGCCTACTAATTTTCCATATTCCACTATCAATAAATTCATTGGAAGATGAAAAAGTTTTGAAATCCCTGAGTTGTTCATCTGCCATTAATTCTATAAATGCCCCGGCTGTGCAGACTATAAAAGCTACATAATCCCATGGGTTAAGAACGGAACTATAAGGTATAGCATAAAACAAAGGCAGACAGCCTGCATAAACCCAAAGCGTAGGTAGAAGATGAATACCAAAGAAACTGGCAGGCCAATATAATTTACCTGTTTTTTCAGCTATAATTTTGTAACGCCAATCTTCATGATCCAATCCTTTCCATCCTTTAATCCAGTTTATGGTTAACCTAATTGACCAGATTAAAACTGCTGTTAAAATCATTCCTTGTCTTTCTGTATTGCCTTCCGGGTTCTCTATTATCAATGCAATGACAATCAAAGGAGGGACAACCGACCAATACGGATCGTACATGCTCGAATTTCTTGTAATGACACTTCCGATAAAAATAACAACTGTTCCCGCCACGTCTGCAAAGAAAATTCTGTAAAAAGAGTTGAACTCTGAAGTATAGATCCAAACTAAGGCAGCTACACCCAAAGCAATAAGGTAGCAGGCTGTTACAATTATTAAACTCGAGGTTTTATCGGTTTTCATTATTATCTTCTGGTTAATAGAAAAATTTTATGGCTGGTTTTAATCTACCGCCGGTATCAACACTGGCAGGCACAGACATTTTTAATTTCTTTAAGATAATAAGGAAGGGAAGAATTCAAAAGCGCTATTATTTTAAAGTATTTATAACGTTTTTAATTTGCTTAATAGCATCACCATTTCACTTATATGAGAAAGTATTTTTTAGCAATAAATTAAAAAATCACAATTTTTCTAATCCACCTTTATTTATCATTGGCCATTGGAGGTCTGGAACAACCCATTTGCACAATTTATTGGCACAGGATCCCAGTGCTTCATTTTTTACAACTTACCAGGGAGTCTTTCCTGATAACTTAAAAAGCAAGCTGATTTTTAAATCTTTCATGAAAATGTCGATGCCTGGTAAAAGACCTTCTGATAATGTAAAGCTCAACGTTAATTATCCTCAGGAGGACGAATTCGCAGTGAGTAACTCAGGACTTGAATCATTTTATAACTTCTTTTATTTCCCTCATTTATATGATTATTATTACCAAAATGGAGTCAAATTTAATGAGGATAAGGATATTATTTCCTGGTTAACTGGATATGAAAGGTTGATGAAGAAGGCAGCTTACAATACTGGAGATGGACGCCTAATAGTGAAAAACCCTGTAAATACGGCTAGAATAAAATACCTGGCAGAATACTTTAAAGAATCAAAATTTATTTTCATATATCGGAATCCAATAATAGTTTATTTGAGTACTCGTTCATTTTTTAATAGTTTGTTCCCCTCATTAACTCTTCAGGAAATAAACAAGGAACAAATCGATGAGATAGTGATAGATCTTTATAAGAGATTGATGAACGATTATTTTGAGCAAAAAGATAAAGTCAGGAGGGATAATTTAATAGAAATAAAATTTGAGGATCTTGAGAAATACCCAATACAACAGCTACGCGAAATATATGCGAAGCTTGACCTTGAAGACTTTGAAGGAATAAAAACTCATTTCGAAACATACCTCAATTCAAGGAAAGGATATAAAAAAAATAAATACTCAATATTCTCAGAAGAACTAGATGTGGTATCCAACCACTTAAAGCCTTATATGGAAATTTTGGATTATCAAATCCCTGAAGATCTTAATGTAATTTATTAAATAAGAAGGTTGCCAGCTAAAAAATAATTAAACCCATTGTGTAAACAACATGAACTTCATAGTAGTTATTGACCTATATTTGCATTGATTAAAACATCTTCATACTATGCACAAGGTAGTGACTCTGGTGAGTCTGATTTTTTTGGTAAGTATAAATTTATCTGCTCAGGAAAAGTTTACAATAAGTGGATATGTCAAGGAAGCTTCGACCGGGGAAGCCCTGATTGGTGCATCTGTAGTAGCCAATACTACCCCTCCTAGTGGTTCTGTTACAAATAATTATGGTTTTTACTCTCTCACTTTACCTGAAGGTAAGTACGAAATCACTTTTTCTTTTATTGGGTTTGAACAAGTCGTTCGGAATGTTGACCTCAACGGCAATCTAAAAATAAATATTGAACTGGAAGATGTTGGCCGGGAATTAGAAGAAGTTGTGGTTACCGGAAAAAGAGAGGATGAGAATGTGGAAGATATTTCAATGTCAAAAGAAGAATTGAGCATTGAAAAAATAAAAGCCATGCCAGCCTTATTTGGAGAAGTAGATATAGTAAAGAGTTTACAAATGCTGCCGGGAGTTCAGTCGGCTGGAGAAGGTACAACCGGATTGTTTGTAAGAGGAGGAAGTTATGATCAAAATTTAGTCCTTCTCGATGAAGCTACTGTTTATAATGCCTCTCATTTTTTAGGTTTTTTCTCAGTTTTTAACCCCGATGCTGTTAAGAAAGTTACTCTGTACAAAGGAGGAATACCAGCAAAATATGGTGGTAGACTTTCGTCGGTAGTTGATATCCAGATGAAAGAAGGAAATAGTAAAGAATTTTCCGGTTCAGGAGGCATCGGAACTATCTCAAGCCGACTTACTTTGGAAGGACCAATTAAGAAAGATGTAAGCTCATTTATAGTAACTGCACGGAGAACATATGCTGACCTGTTTCTTGCTTTAAGTAACGATCCAAACATTAGTAACAACAAATTATATTTTTATGATTTTAATGCGAAGGCTAACTATAGGTTCAGTGAAAAAGACCAGATCTTCGTGTCAGGATATTTTGGTAGGGATGTTTTCAATTTTGATAATGACTTCGGCTTAAAATGGGGAAATACCACGCTGACAGGAAGATGGAATCATGTTTTTAATGATAAGTTATTCCTTAATTCAACAGCTCTATATAGTAGTTTTAATTACGGGTTTCAGATAGATAATTCTTCTCAGAACTTTGAATGGCTGGCAAATCTCAGTGAAGTTGCCGGCAAATTTGACTTTACATACTTCCATAGCCCTTCAGTTACCTTATCATTTGGATCACATTCAATCTATCATATATTCTCACCTGCTGAAATAGAACCTCTCAATGATGAATCTATAGTAGAGAGCTTTTCTTTAGATAATAAATATGCTTTTGAGCAGGGACTTTATGTTGATTATGAGAAAAAAGTTAATGAAAGGTTATTGTTACAAGCGGGCCTGAGATATTCCCTTTTTTCTAATATCGGACCAAGTGATGTGTATATCTATGAAGGAGGCGAACCATCTCGAGATGCTGAAATAATTGATACGGTATCCTTTGCCAGAGGAAAGAATATTGCTTTTTACGATGGTTTCGAGCCACGGCTTAATATTAGGTATAAGCTTAATAAGAGTTCATCGATTAAGGCATCATATATGCGGACAATGCAATATTTACAAATTGCAGCCAACTCAACCGCTGGTTTACCTATTGACAGATGGATTCCCGCAGATAAATATATTAAACCACTTAGTGGTAACCAGGTGGCAGTTGGGTATTTCAGGAATTTTAAGGAAAATACATTCGAGTTTTCAACGGAACTTTATTATAAGCATATGGAGAACGTAATCGACCTTCTCCCTGAAGCAGATGTTTTTCTAAGTAATAATATTGAAACCGAATTAGCCGCTGGCCGTGGCTGGGCCTATGGTCTCGAATTTCAAATGAAAAAACAAAAGGGTGCTACAACAGGCTGGTTAAGCTATACTTTATCCAGAACTTTCAGACAAGTACCGGGCATAAGTAATGGAGATCCTTACCCCGCCAGATATGATAGGATACACGATATATCTCTGGTATTAAATCATGAATTCAATAAAAGAGTTTCAATGGGATTAAATTTTGTTTACTCTTCCGGACAGGCAGTTTCATTTCCTATTGGACGGTATGAGGTAGATGGTCAATCTGTTCCATACTATGATGACAATAACAGAAATAGTTCCAGAATGCCTGATTACCACAGGCTAGATCTCAGTTTGACTTTAAATGGAAAGGAAAAATCTGACCGTAAATGGGAATCATTTTGGAATTTTTCAATTTATAATCTGTATTCAAGAAAAAATCCGTTTTCGATTGAATTTAGACGAATTTATAACAATGACGTAGATTTTGATCCGCAGGAAGATGGTAATCCAGGAGAACAATATAATAGCAGACCAGCATCTGTAAAAACGTATTTATTTGGCATCATTCCTTCAGTATCTTATAATTTTAAATTTTAAATGAAAAGATCACTTTTATATATCGCAGTTATTGTCGGGTTGCTCATTGCATCCTGCCAGGAAGAGGTAAGACTCGATCTAACTGACGGAGACCCACAGATAGTTATTGAAGCCAGAATAACAACTGACCCGGGTCCGCACCTGATTAAATTAGGTTTAACAACTAGTTATTATGAGGAATCAGGTAATGATACTGTAAGAAATGCTGCTGTTCGACTTATAGAAGAAAATGACGGAGAAGTTACTCTAAACGAAATGTATCCGGGTTATTTTTATACTCCAGAAGGGTTTCAGGCCGAAGTTGGTGAAGAATATACTCTTGAAGTAGAATATAATGGGCAGACATACTCAGCGACCGGAGAGGTTTTGCCATTTCCAATCCTGGACTCGGTAGTTGTCAGATATCAGGAAGAAAGAGTATTTAGAGAGGCAGGATACTACTGTTATTTTTATGGTAAGACTCCAAAAGGTCAGATAAATTATTATAGGTGGATGGTTTATGAAAATGATACTTTATTCAACGACAGGGGTGATTATCTTCTGGCAGATGATGAGTTCGTCCAGGAAGATATTTCGAACTTAGAACTACCTTATCCATTTGAAGTTGGGGATACAGTAAGAATAGAGCAATACGCATTGAACGAAAAGACATATACTTATTTCCTCGGCCTGGTAAACTTACTATTCAACGATGGAGGTATATTTTCTCCCGCTCCTGTTAATCCAACTACTAACATTAAAA encodes the following:
- a CDS encoding TonB-dependent receptor; amino-acid sequence: MHKVVTLVSLIFLVSINLSAQEKFTISGYVKEASTGEALIGASVVANTTPPSGSVTNNYGFYSLTLPEGKYEITFSFIGFEQVVRNVDLNGNLKINIELEDVGRELEEVVVTGKREDENVEDISMSKEELSIEKIKAMPALFGEVDIVKSLQMLPGVQSAGEGTTGLFVRGGSYDQNLVLLDEATVYNASHFLGFFSVFNPDAVKKVTLYKGGIPAKYGGRLSSVVDIQMKEGNSKEFSGSGGIGTISSRLTLEGPIKKDVSSFIVTARRTYADLFLALSNDPNISNNKLYFYDFNAKANYRFSEKDQIFVSGYFGRDVFNFDNDFGLKWGNTTLTGRWNHVFNDKLFLNSTALYSSFNYGFQIDNSSQNFEWLANLSEVAGKFDFTYFHSPSVTLSFGSHSIYHIFSPAEIEPLNDESIVESFSLDNKYAFEQGLYVDYEKKVNERLLLQAGLRYSLFSNIGPSDVYIYEGGEPSRDAEIIDTVSFARGKNIAFYDGFEPRLNIRYKLNKSSSIKASYMRTMQYLQIAANSTAGLPIDRWIPADKYIKPLSGNQVAVGYFRNFKENTFEFSTELYYKHMENVIDLLPEADVFLSNNIETELAAGRGWAYGLEFQMKKQKGATTGWLSYTLSRTFRQVPGISNGDPYPARYDRIHDISLVLNHEFNKRVSMGLNFVYSSGQAVSFPIGRYEVDGQSVPYYDDNNRNSSRMPDYHRLDLSLTLNGKEKSDRKWESFWNFSIYNLYSRKNPFSIEFRRIYNNDVDFDPQEDGNPGEQYNSRPASVKTYLFGIIPSVSYNFKF
- a CDS encoding DUF4249 domain-containing protein, producing MKRSLLYIAVIVGLLIASCQEEVRLDLTDGDPQIVIEARITTDPGPHLIKLGLTTSYYEESGNDTVRNAAVRLIEENDGEVTLNEMYPGYFYTPEGFQAEVGEEYTLEVEYNGQTYSATGEVLPFPILDSVVVRYQEERVFREAGYYCYFYGKTPKGQINYYRWMVYENDTLFNDRGDYLLADDEFVQEDISNLELPYPFEVGDTVRIEQYALNEKTYTYFLGLVNLLFNDGGIFSPAPVNPTTNIKNVTNEGNPPLGYFQVSSVITETLVIEEE